A single Paenibacillus kribbensis DNA region contains:
- a CDS encoding saccharopine dehydrogenase family protein, translated as MAKDNIIIIGGYGHVGKIICIELSKWFPGKVFAAGRSLERATEFSQQTAGKVQPMQLNIHEPIAPSILEQVKVVIMCLDQENTALVRACLQHGAHYMDITANGAFLHQVEQCHQEARAYQTTALLSAGLAPGLTNLLALQATQLMDQTEELNISLMLGLGDEHGQAAIEWTVDQIHTDLEVMEEGRPVMRKSFTDGKVADFGAGVGRHRAYRFPFSDQQILPRTLGIPTVSTRLCFDSRLTTRLLAGLRTTGLSGLLRQQSVRDVVVRSFSKLHLGGNGVAVKVDARGTLKDKQTEVECQLRGHQQSNLTAKAAVFAALALYRSELPYGVFHMEQCFAWSRMRDWLGQLVAVEIQVNGQHV; from the coding sequence ATGGCAAAGGATAATATCATCATCATTGGCGGATATGGTCATGTCGGAAAAATAATATGCATCGAGTTAAGTAAATGGTTCCCCGGCAAGGTGTTTGCCGCAGGACGTAGTCTGGAGCGCGCCACTGAATTTAGCCAGCAAACAGCAGGTAAAGTACAGCCTATGCAGCTAAATATTCATGAGCCAATTGCTCCGTCAATACTAGAACAGGTTAAAGTCGTTATCATGTGTCTGGATCAGGAAAATACAGCCCTGGTACGTGCCTGCCTGCAGCATGGCGCGCATTACATGGATATTACCGCCAATGGAGCTTTTTTGCATCAGGTGGAGCAGTGCCATCAGGAGGCACGAGCTTATCAGACCACAGCCCTGTTAAGCGCGGGATTAGCTCCTGGACTGACCAATCTGCTGGCGTTGCAAGCGACACAGCTTATGGATCAGACGGAAGAGCTGAACATATCTCTGATGCTGGGCTTGGGGGATGAGCACGGTCAGGCTGCTATTGAATGGACAGTGGATCAGATTCATACGGACCTGGAGGTTATGGAAGAGGGACGTCCGGTGATGCGAAAAAGCTTTACCGACGGCAAAGTGGCTGATTTCGGTGCAGGAGTGGGCCGCCATCGGGCGTATCGTTTTCCATTCTCGGACCAGCAGATACTTCCTCGTACACTCGGTATTCCCACGGTTAGCACACGCCTTTGCTTTGATTCGCGGTTGACTACCCGGCTGCTGGCAGGACTGCGAACCACAGGGTTATCAGGCTTGCTCCGACAGCAATCCGTGCGGGATGTAGTGGTTCGCAGCTTCAGCAAACTGCATCTTGGAGGGAATGGTGTAGCGGTCAAGGTAGATGCACGGGGAACCCTCAAAGACAAGCAGACGGAGGTCGAGTGCCAACTAAGGGGGCACCAGCAGTCCAATTTAACCGCCAAGGCAGCTGTGTTTGCAGCGCTGGCTTTGTACCGTTCAGAACTTCCCTATGGTGTATTTCACATGGAGCAGTGTTTTGCGTGGAGTCGTATGCGGGATTGGCTGGGACAGCTGGTAGCCGTAGAGATTCAGGTGAATGGACAGCATGTTTAG
- a CDS encoding class I SAM-dependent methyltransferase, whose amino-acid sequence MKHIHTENTDSSQPMSWNHPSVHKYADTIALKIPGYAHLYEMTDRLISAQLETQAYAQTTEPKVLIVGAGGGQELITLGGRHETWSFTAVDPSEYMLDLARRRVTQAGIGSKISFVTGTLGDLLCIQRNEQSEKQSKQSKQPKQPKQPYENPLYDATTCLLVLHFLQGLESKQALLHQISARLKPGAPFCLASINGNPQEPAFSIQMQAWKGHMLNQGIPLEDWERFAASIGSGSDPVSNTVIQEMLADAGFSHITRYYGAFLVNAWFAVKGGEAAHGKG is encoded by the coding sequence ATGAAGCATATCCATACCGAAAATACAGATTCATCCCAACCCATGAGCTGGAATCATCCAAGTGTGCATAAGTACGCCGATACGATTGCTTTAAAAATACCGGGATACGCCCATTTATATGAAATGACAGATCGTTTGATATCCGCACAGCTGGAGACACAAGCCTATGCGCAGACCACAGAACCGAAGGTCCTGATTGTCGGAGCGGGAGGGGGGCAGGAGCTAATTACGCTTGGAGGACGGCATGAAACGTGGTCCTTTACGGCAGTTGATCCCTCTGAGTACATGCTGGATTTGGCACGCAGGCGTGTGACGCAAGCGGGTATCGGTTCAAAAATATCGTTTGTTACAGGTACGTTGGGAGATTTGCTGTGTATACAGCGCAATGAGCAGTCTGAAAAACAGTCCAAACAGTCCAAACAGCCCAAACAGCCCAAACAGCCCTACGAAAATCCGTTATATGACGCTACTACCTGCCTGCTGGTGCTTCATTTTCTTCAGGGCTTGGAGAGCAAACAGGCATTGCTACACCAGATATCCGCTCGTCTCAAGCCGGGTGCGCCTTTTTGTCTAGCTTCTATCAATGGGAATCCGCAAGAGCCTGCATTCTCAATACAAATGCAGGCGTGGAAAGGCCATATGCTGAATCAGGGCATTCCTCTGGAGGACTGGGAGCGATTCGCCGCATCCATCGGCAGTGGGTCAGACCCGGTGTCCAATACGGTAATACAGGAAATGCTGGCGGATGCAGGCTTTTCCCACATTACCCGGTATTATGGCGCTTTTTTAGTGAATGCGTGGTTTGCGGTTAAGGGGGGAGAGGCAGCTCATGGCAAAGGATAA
- a CDS encoding HAD family hydrolase, whose translation MSVEAIIFDLDNTLIHRKQAFAAYAERFVERFIVAEGPEKREAVIERMRLADQDGYRDKRELYTELHADLELKNPDTTVQEMLGFWYGEFHKFTVLMDGAKEVLSELRSRGLKLGIITNGSLRSQQAKIDRVMLRDYVDSIIVSGGVHIEKPNPRIFELALQELEIADPGHAWYVGDHPTNDIRGAQSAGLHTIWLEGFMPWEEKGIVPDDQIGSLREIITWLDRQSYSANTEEGAS comes from the coding sequence ATGTCTGTAGAAGCGATTATTTTTGATTTGGATAATACGCTAATTCATCGTAAACAGGCGTTTGCGGCATATGCGGAGCGCTTTGTGGAACGATTTATTGTGGCAGAAGGTCCGGAAAAGCGGGAAGCTGTAATCGAACGGATGCGTCTGGCGGATCAGGACGGATATCGGGACAAGAGGGAGCTGTATACCGAGCTGCATGCAGATTTGGAGTTGAAAAATCCCGATACGACAGTACAAGAGATGCTGGGCTTTTGGTATGGTGAATTTCATAAGTTTACGGTACTGATGGACGGGGCCAAGGAAGTGCTGTCCGAGCTGCGGTCACGCGGGTTGAAGCTGGGTATTATCACCAACGGCTCACTCCGCTCGCAGCAAGCGAAAATCGACCGGGTGATGCTGAGGGATTATGTGGATTCCATTATCGTATCAGGCGGCGTGCACATTGAGAAGCCTAATCCCCGAATATTCGAGCTGGCTCTACAGGAGCTGGAAATTGCCGACCCTGGTCATGCGTGGTATGTTGGGGATCATCCGACAAATGATATTCGTGGTGCGCAAAGTGCAGGCCTGCATACCATCTGGCTGGAAGGTTTTATGCCGTGGGAGGAAAAGGGCATCGTACCAGACGATCAGATTGGGAGTCTGCGTGAAATCATCACTTGGCTGGATCGTCAAAGCTATTCGGCGAATACGGAGGAGGGAGCATCATGA
- a CDS encoding MbtH family protein yields MVNPFEQNEGGYLVLMNGEGQYSLWPDFQHVPAGWEVVHQTDSREACMDYISTHWTDMRPDSLRPKADAVRR; encoded by the coding sequence ATGGTTAACCCTTTTGAGCAGAATGAAGGTGGTTATTTGGTGCTTATGAATGGAGAAGGACAATATTCACTCTGGCCTGATTTCCAGCATGTGCCGGCCGGATGGGAGGTCGTTCACCAGACAGACAGCCGTGAGGCATGTATGGATTATATCAGCACACATTGGACAGATATGAGACCGGATTCCTTGCGTCCCAAGGCTGATGCAGTTCGTCGCTAA
- a CDS encoding sugar kinase, translating to MSSQMTERKIILVKRKTRLEELIVRYNTIQQARFFMERLGADFSDYVLEDENYRRAVTTATSELTALGRVQIVEREHVPNFIFGEQDTIVVLGQDGLVANTLKYLNEQPLIGVNPDPLRWDGVLLPFTVSDLHWVVSDVFVHKRPIKEVTLAKAQLNDGQSLYAVNDLFIGRKTHVSARYELRLEDQVEQQSSSGIIVSTGLGTTGWLTSVLAGAAGIVGSATRHPISLTPDHLVPGAASGQEAAIERMNHDHRAVWSSPSLYFTVREPFPSRTTAAELVFGQIAAQRPLRIASQMPENGVIFSDGVESDFLEFNVGIEATIGPAEKKGHLVV from the coding sequence ATGAGCAGTCAGATGACAGAGCGCAAAATTATTCTGGTGAAGCGTAAAACGCGGCTGGAGGAGCTGATTGTCCGATATAATACGATCCAGCAGGCTCGCTTCTTTATGGAACGGCTGGGTGCGGATTTCAGCGATTATGTGCTGGAGGATGAGAATTACCGCAGGGCGGTGACGACGGCAACGTCTGAATTAACGGCCTTGGGCCGTGTTCAGATTGTGGAGCGGGAGCATGTGCCGAATTTTATTTTTGGCGAGCAGGACACGATAGTGGTGCTGGGTCAGGATGGGCTGGTAGCCAACACGTTAAAATATTTGAACGAGCAGCCGCTTATTGGCGTGAATCCAGACCCATTGCGCTGGGACGGGGTATTGCTGCCTTTTACCGTATCGGACCTGCACTGGGTGGTGTCGGATGTGTTCGTGCACAAGCGGCCGATTAAGGAAGTCACGCTGGCTAAGGCCCAACTGAATGATGGCCAGTCGCTGTATGCCGTGAACGATTTGTTCATTGGGCGCAAAACCCATGTCTCCGCGCGATACGAGCTGAGACTTGAGGATCAGGTAGAGCAGCAATCGTCCAGCGGCATTATCGTTTCTACGGGGCTGGGGACGACGGGCTGGCTGACCAGTGTGCTGGCCGGAGCGGCCGGAATTGTCGGCAGCGCTACGCGGCATCCGATTTCGCTGACTCCAGACCATCTGGTGCCGGGTGCAGCGTCAGGTCAAGAAGCAGCGATAGAACGAATGAACCATGATCATCGCGCAGTCTGGAGCTCGCCATCGCTTTATTTTACGGTGAGAGAACCGTTTCCCAGTCGGACGACCGCTGCGGAGCTGGTGTTTGGTCAGATAGCAGCCCAAAGACCGCTTCGAATTGCTTCGCAGATGCCGGAAAATGGGGTTATTTTCAGTGATGGAGTGGAAAGCGACTTTCTGGAGTTTAATGTGGGCATTGAGGCGACCATTGGTCCGGCGGAGAAAAAAGGGCATCTGGTTGTGTAG
- a CDS encoding SPFH domain-containing protein, with product MFGFNFVKFQPSEYVMKVKNGKVVREGVGLSFYYYAPTTSVVVVPVSSIDVPFMFEDMTNDFQAVTVQGQLTYRIVDYRRTTQILNYTYDLKEKRYISDDPAKLAQRVINIAKVLTKKYLERVPLKEAVQSSERLAQNMTKDMAQLTEMENLGIEVMGLSILAILPNKETMRALEAQAREEILRNADHALYERRNASIEQERRVKENELNTEIAVETKKRQIREAQLDAERSVKQKQSEMKEEQLRFDTALEEKKRELIELTVTNKKAEADAKAYELTAVMKSLQDVEPNVLQAMANMDMSPDKLIAIAFQELAENAGKIGQLNITPDLLQGLMSDGGSNRSAGSRGTGGRTR from the coding sequence ATGTTTGGATTTAATTTTGTTAAATTTCAGCCCAGTGAGTATGTGATGAAGGTGAAGAACGGTAAGGTGGTCCGTGAGGGTGTCGGGCTATCCTTTTATTATTACGCTCCGACAACATCGGTCGTCGTCGTGCCTGTCTCTTCCATTGATGTGCCGTTCATGTTTGAGGACATGACGAATGATTTTCAGGCGGTAACGGTGCAGGGACAGCTGACTTATCGAATTGTGGATTATCGGAGAACGACACAGATCTTGAACTATACGTATGACTTGAAGGAAAAACGCTATATTTCAGATGATCCAGCTAAGCTGGCACAACGTGTGATAAATATCGCGAAGGTGCTTACCAAAAAGTATTTGGAGCGTGTCCCGCTCAAGGAGGCTGTTCAGTCTAGTGAGCGTTTGGCGCAAAATATGACGAAGGATATGGCTCAGCTTACAGAAATGGAAAATCTGGGAATCGAAGTCATGGGGCTGTCGATCCTGGCGATTTTACCGAATAAGGAGACGATGAGAGCGCTGGAGGCGCAGGCGAGGGAGGAAATTCTTCGCAATGCGGATCATGCGCTGTATGAGCGTCGTAATGCTTCCATTGAGCAGGAGCGGCGTGTGAAGGAGAACGAGCTAAACACGGAAATTGCGGTGGAGACGAAAAAGAGGCAAATCCGTGAAGCCCAGCTTGATGCCGAGCGTTCCGTGAAGCAAAAGCAAAGCGAGATGAAGGAGGAGCAGCTACGCTTTGACACGGCCTTGGAGGAGAAAAAACGCGAGCTGATTGAGCTGACGGTGACGAATAAAAAGGCAGAAGCCGACGCCAAAGCCTACGAGCTGACGGCAGTGATGAAATCATTGCAGGATGTGGAGCCGAATGTGCTTCAGGCTATGGCCAATATGGACATGAGTCCGGATAAGCTGATTGCGATTGCATTCCAGGAGCTTGCAGAAAATGCAGGCAAAATCGGTCAGTTGAATATTACGCCGGATCTATTGCAAGGTCTGATGTCAGATGGCGGATCAAACAGATCAGCAGGATCGAGAGGAACTGGAGGAAGAACACGATGA